The following coding sequences lie in one Bacteroidota bacterium genomic window:
- a CDS encoding IS1634 family transposase — protein MWISFKNQVLEKVNVFAQKEHGFDYSLLFYDVTTLYFETFEGDELRRTGFSKDGKWQQPQILVGLMVSKDGFPLDFDIFTGNTFEGHTILPVVKAFIQKNNVKQFTVVADAAMISADNIKELKAEGIHYIVGARLGNLSQAIFDQIDAKIKREDGNTIRLHTDKGYLICNFSNARYRKDKYEMEKQILKAQTIIKSPSKNNKAKFVKAHNEELKLNEELIRKTIKLLGIKGYYTDLSEQNLPSNKVIERYHELYKVEQAFRVAKSDLETRPIFHFKQDPIKLHLLICFLALVISKHIEIKTGLSIRRFNTEAKKVTDAIMLNKLTQKQVIVKGRLTETAEKLLTKLNLLH, from the coding sequence ATGTGGATTTCATTTAAAAATCAAGTGCTTGAAAAAGTAAACGTTTTTGCACAGAAGGAACATGGCTTTGATTATTCTCTACTATTCTATGATGTTACAACCCTATATTTCGAAACCTTTGAGGGCGACGAATTACGCAGAACGGGATTTTCAAAAGATGGCAAGTGGCAACAACCTCAGATACTCGTTGGATTAATGGTAAGCAAAGATGGTTTTCCTTTGGACTTTGACATCTTTACCGGTAATACCTTCGAAGGCCACACCATTTTGCCCGTAGTTAAAGCGTTTATTCAAAAAAACAATGTAAAACAATTTACAGTGGTAGCCGATGCAGCCATGATAAGCGCAGACAACATTAAGGAGCTAAAAGCAGAGGGCATTCATTACATCGTTGGGGCAAGGCTGGGGAACTTATCACAAGCTATATTTGATCAAATAGACGCAAAAATCAAGCGAGAAGATGGCAATACAATCAGACTCCATACCGACAAAGGATATCTCATATGTAACTTCTCCAATGCCCGATACAGAAAGGATAAATATGAAATGGAAAAGCAGATTTTAAAAGCCCAAACTATCATAAAAAGTCCTTCTAAAAACAACAAAGCCAAGTTTGTAAAGGCACACAATGAAGAACTCAAATTGAATGAAGAACTTATCCGGAAAACTATAAAATTATTAGGCATAAAAGGTTACTACACCGACTTAAGCGAGCAAAACCTACCCAGTAATAAGGTTATTGAAAGATATCATGAACTCTACAAAGTGGAGCAAGCTTTTAGAGTTGCAAAGTCCGACTTAGAAACCCGTCCTATATTCCATTTTAAACAAGATCCTATAAAGCTCCATCTACTAATTTGTTTTTTAGCCTTGGTAATATCAAAGCATATTGAAATCAAAACCGGGCTATCAATAAGACGCTTTAACACTGAAGCAAAGAAGGTGACAGATGCGATAATGCTAAATAAACTTACTCAAAAACAAGTGATTGTAAAAGGAAGACTTACTGAAACAGCAGAAAAATTATTGACAAAACTCAATTTGTTGCACTAA
- a CDS encoding putative C-S lyase: protein MHPYNFDELPDRRGTASIKHELTEKYFGRPGLLPFWVADMDFETPDFVRQAVMKRAMHPVYGYTFRDERFTDAIVGWMKRRHGYDVEKEWIVFTPGIVPALNLGVLATTNPGDAVIVQPPVYFPFFRAVTDHGRVLIHNILDRQEGAYRMNFDQLEQQAAQARLLMLCNPHNPVGRCWTRQELEQVGRICEAYKLTVISDEIHSDLVLPGYQHTVFAGLGKYAAERTITLHAPSKTFNLAGLSTAFAIIPNEDLRKNFEAWIDKLHIGLGNIFGIEALIAAFGQGDRWLDALLRYLADNARFARDFLTQRMPELKVYPLEATYLLWLDFSQYGLNDSDLHNLLTEKAGVALSRGSDFGPRGENCMRLNVACPRSMLQEGLERMAAQF, encoded by the coding sequence ATGCATCCATACAATTTCGATGAACTCCCCGACCGCCGCGGAACTGCTTCCATCAAACACGAACTGACGGAAAAATACTTTGGCCGGCCCGGATTGCTGCCATTCTGGGTGGCCGACATGGATTTCGAAACACCCGACTTTGTGCGGCAGGCCGTCATGAAGCGGGCTATGCATCCGGTGTATGGCTATACTTTTCGCGATGAACGTTTCACGGATGCCATCGTGGGCTGGATGAAGCGTCGCCATGGTTATGATGTTGAAAAAGAGTGGATTGTATTCACTCCAGGAATCGTGCCTGCCTTAAATCTTGGAGTGTTGGCCACTACGAATCCCGGAGATGCTGTCATTGTGCAACCGCCGGTCTATTTTCCCTTTTTCAGGGCAGTGACCGACCACGGCAGGGTGCTCATTCACAACATCTTGGACAGGCAGGAAGGGGCTTACCGGATGAATTTCGACCAGCTCGAACAACAAGCTGCCCAGGCCAGGCTGCTCATGCTGTGCAACCCGCACAACCCGGTGGGCAGGTGCTGGACAAGGCAGGAGCTTGAACAAGTGGGCAGGATATGTGAAGCGTATAAGCTCACAGTAATCAGCGACGAAATCCATTCCGACCTCGTGCTTCCGGGGTACCAACATACGGTCTTTGCCGGCCTGGGAAAATATGCAGCCGAACGCACCATCACCCTGCATGCCCCAAGCAAAACCTTTAACCTCGCAGGGCTATCCACCGCTTTTGCCATCATTCCCAACGAAGACCTGCGTAAAAATTTCGAAGCCTGGATCGACAAGCTACATATCGGGCTGGGCAATATATTTGGCATCGAAGCCCTCATTGCTGCCTTTGGCCAGGGCGATCGCTGGCTGGATGCCTTGCTCAGGTATCTGGCGGATAATGCGCGTTTTGCCCGTGATTTTCTGACTCAACGGATGCCTGAGCTCAAAGTGTATCCGCTCGAGGCCACCTACCTGTTGTGGCTCGATTTTTCGCAGTATGGCCTCAACGACAGCGATTTACACAACCTGCTCACCGAAAAGGCAGGTGTAGCGCTGAGCCGCGGTTCCGACTTTGGTCCCAGGGGCGAAAATTGTATGCGCCTCAATGTGGCCTGTCCGCGAAGCATGCTGCAGGAAGGCCTCGAACGCATGGCCGCACAGTTCTGA
- a CDS encoding IS66 family transposase, translating to MVSEYDAMVVELKLLKHELAQLKRMLFGAKSERFVAANPNQLTLFELPEPQKPEPQTQQINYTRTKAGQKDKQQPLRLELPAHLPRKQQVIEPQNLPEGARLIGNAITEVLEYEPGSIYVRQIVRPKYVLGQNQEQTQIAIAELPSLPIEKGNAGASMLAHLIVSKYADHLPFYRQVQMFKRQKLQLSESTINGWFSASCQLLEPLYHSLVAKVQSSGYLQADETPIAVLTKDKPGSTHKGYLWVYHDPMERLVVFDYQAGRGREGPEKFLKDFSGVLQTDGYAAYNGLRLKGHILQLACMAHARRNFEKALDNDSQRAETALLLIGKLYQIERMAKENHLNHDEIKILRQQQAQPVLEQLHRWLSEQHACVLPKSAIGQAITYMLTLWPRLIRYLDDGRYQMDNNLIENTIRPVALGRKNYLFAGSHEGAKRAAMIYSLLATCKLNEVEPFGWLSHTLEVLPDHPANQLYKLLPIKNPK from the coding sequence ATGGTATCGGAATATGATGCGATGGTGGTCGAGCTCAAGCTGCTCAAGCATGAACTTGCCCAGCTCAAGCGTATGCTATTTGGTGCAAAGAGCGAACGGTTTGTGGCTGCCAATCCCAATCAACTAACCCTTTTCGAGCTGCCGGAACCTCAGAAGCCGGAGCCCCAGACCCAGCAAATAAACTACACCCGTACAAAAGCCGGGCAAAAAGACAAGCAACAACCGCTTCGTCTTGAACTTCCGGCCCATTTGCCACGCAAACAGCAGGTCATCGAACCACAGAACCTTCCTGAGGGCGCCCGCTTGATTGGTAATGCCATCACGGAGGTACTTGAATACGAGCCTGGCAGCATCTATGTCAGGCAGATTGTGCGCCCCAAGTATGTGCTTGGTCAGAACCAGGAACAAACACAGATAGCCATAGCCGAGCTTCCGAGCCTGCCTATCGAGAAAGGCAATGCCGGCGCAAGCATGTTGGCTCACCTGATAGTGAGTAAATACGCAGATCACCTGCCATTTTACCGTCAGGTACAAATGTTCAAACGTCAGAAGCTTCAGTTGTCGGAGTCAACCATCAACGGATGGTTCAGCGCCAGCTGTCAGTTGCTTGAACCGCTATACCATAGCCTTGTGGCAAAAGTTCAATCCTCGGGCTACCTTCAGGCCGATGAAACGCCCATTGCAGTATTGACAAAAGACAAGCCGGGCTCAACACACAAAGGTTACCTCTGGGTGTACCACGATCCGATGGAGCGCCTTGTGGTATTCGACTACCAAGCAGGGCGCGGACGCGAAGGCCCGGAGAAGTTTTTGAAAGACTTTAGCGGAGTGCTTCAAACCGATGGTTATGCAGCATACAACGGATTAAGGCTCAAAGGCCATATCTTGCAACTTGCCTGCATGGCACATGCCAGACGCAATTTTGAAAAGGCATTGGATAACGACAGCCAACGGGCTGAAACTGCCCTGTTGCTCATTGGCAAGCTATACCAGATTGAGCGCATGGCAAAAGAGAATCACCTGAACCATGATGAGATAAAAATCCTCAGACAACAACAGGCCCAACCTGTGCTTGAGCAGTTGCATCGGTGGCTCAGTGAGCAACATGCCTGTGTCTTGCCCAAAAGCGCCATTGGCCAGGCCATCACTTACATGTTGACCCTTTGGCCAAGACTGATAAGATACCTCGATGACGGACGATATCAAATGGACAACAACCTGATTGAAAACACCATACGTCCTGTAGCCCTTGGCCGAAAAAACTATCTGTTTGCAGGCTCGCATGAGGGAGCAAAGCGCGCAGCCATGATTTATTCCTTGTTAGCCACTTGCAAACTCAATGAAGTAGAACCTTTTGGCTGGCTCAGCCATACCCTCGAGGTACTTCCAGACCACCCAGCCAACCAACTGTACAAACTACTCCCAATAAAAAATCCAAAATAA
- a CDS encoding HAD family hydrolase, translating to MSQNHIKAFVFDWGDTVMRDFGLPGPMSGWPRVEWMPGAEEALSYLSGRYVCIIATGASHSDVPEMKKALAMVGADKYFRHFFSRFEIGFDKPDVRFFQNVLKLSGFQPHEAVMVGNLYEKDIIGAKAAGMTTIWLNEHAITGSFPMADHIIGHLRMLTQMNY from the coding sequence ATGTCACAAAACCACATAAAAGCTTTTGTCTTCGACTGGGGCGACACTGTGATGCGCGATTTTGGGCTGCCCGGCCCCATGTCGGGCTGGCCAAGGGTGGAATGGATGCCCGGAGCGGAAGAGGCGCTCAGCTACCTGTCCGGACGTTACGTCTGCATCATCGCCACCGGCGCATCGCATTCGGATGTGCCTGAGATGAAGAAAGCCCTGGCCATGGTGGGCGCCGACAAATATTTCCGGCACTTTTTTTCCCGTTTCGAGATTGGTTTCGACAAGCCTGATGTGCGTTTCTTTCAAAATGTGCTGAAACTGTCCGGCTTTCAGCCCCACGAAGCTGTGATGGTGGGCAACCTCTACGAAAAGGACATCATCGGCGCCAAAGCTGCCGGCATGACCACCATATGGTTGAACGAACACGCCATCACAGGCAGCTTTCCAATGGCCGATCACATCATCGGTCATCTCCGGATGCTAACCCAAATGAACTATTGA
- the tnpB gene encoding IS66 family insertion sequence element accessory protein TnpB, whose protein sequence is MFSITSARYFLYLEPTDMRKSFDGLCGLVTSKLGQNPMSGDLYIFINKPRNCIKMLRWEPGGFVLFYKRLEQGRLQLPKQSMDGVKNQMLDYSQLVMIINGISMENARKNKRFYRHDFVGN, encoded by the coding sequence ATGTTTTCCATTACTTCGGCAAGGTATTTTCTCTACCTTGAGCCAACAGACATGCGTAAAAGTTTCGACGGCTTATGCGGGCTGGTCACAAGCAAGCTTGGCCAAAACCCCATGAGCGGAGATTTGTACATTTTCATTAACAAGCCACGCAACTGCATCAAAATGCTTCGGTGGGAACCCGGAGGGTTCGTACTGTTTTACAAGCGACTCGAGCAAGGCAGGCTGCAACTGCCCAAACAAAGTATGGATGGGGTGAAAAACCAGATGCTCGACTATAGCCAGCTGGTGATGATAATCAATGGTATTTCAATGGAAAATGCAAGAAAAAACAAGCGATTTTATCGACATGATTTTGTTGGAAACTAA
- a CDS encoding SRPBCC family protein, whose protein sequence is MRFLKLLIYGLFTLLILVFLIPFFLPAEVEISRQISIPAEARQVFRLVNDFENWKLWSPFELDKPEVEARITGPVSGEGSTLVYKSNTAGEGSITIIKSQPYSSIHMMLGMQKGGVAVDEWLFEPTGDSVLVTWTLKLSELSYPFHRYFGFFSRSLMTPFQQKGLEKLRELSMQMPRPLPVDTLDLEGIKAIVTPVEPDSYSQAQTYNMKAALVESYLSKLRIMPADGMLAVYSNWNTLPPSDPLVGFEVAEETRESGIFRYTEIPGGKAVVVTIVGRDTQRQKAYEELSLFMREFSFVPDSSRPVLELYSPASSENQVARFVVFVKAKNNPE, encoded by the coding sequence ATGCGATTTCTCAAGCTGTTGATTTATGGTTTGTTTACGCTGTTGATCCTGGTGTTTCTCATCCCGTTTTTTTTGCCTGCGGAAGTAGAAATCAGCCGTCAGATCAGCATTCCTGCCGAGGCCAGGCAGGTGTTTCGTCTGGTGAACGACTTCGAAAACTGGAAGCTGTGGAGTCCGTTTGAGCTCGACAAGCCTGAGGTTGAGGCACGCATCACTGGGCCGGTGTCAGGCGAAGGCAGCACGTTGGTTTACAAGAGCAATACCGCCGGCGAAGGCAGCATCACCATCATTAAAAGCCAGCCTTACAGCTCAATTCATATGATGCTGGGCATGCAAAAAGGTGGAGTGGCAGTGGATGAGTGGCTTTTTGAACCAACCGGCGATTCAGTGCTGGTCACCTGGACACTTAAACTGAGCGAGTTGAGCTATCCCTTTCATCGTTATTTCGGATTTTTCAGCCGTAGCCTGATGACCCCTTTTCAGCAAAAAGGTCTCGAAAAACTACGCGAGCTCTCCATGCAAATGCCCCGTCCTCTGCCGGTGGATACGCTTGACCTGGAAGGGATTAAAGCCATTGTTACACCTGTTGAGCCGGATAGCTACAGTCAGGCGCAGACCTACAACATGAAAGCAGCTTTGGTTGAAAGCTACCTATCAAAGTTGCGCATCATGCCTGCCGATGGTATGCTGGCTGTTTACAGCAACTGGAATACCCTGCCTCCCTCAGATCCGCTGGTTGGGTTTGAGGTGGCGGAAGAAACCCGCGAAAGTGGCATCTTCCGCTATACCGAAATCCCGGGCGGCAAAGCTGTGGTTGTCACTATCGTAGGACGCGACACCCAACGGCAGAAAGCCTATGAAGAGCTCAGCCTCTTTATGCGCGAATTCAGCTTTGTACCCGACAGCTCCCGGCCGGTACTGGAATTGTATTCACCTGCATCGTCCGAAAACCAGGTGGCACGTTTTGTTGTTTTTGTGAAAGCAAAAAACAACCCGGAATAG
- a CDS encoding translation initiation factor, with amino-acid sequence MKKPKHSDSPIVYSTNPDFLKRLREDVPEETPPPEKQQLRISLDKKQRGGKKVTLVTGFQGSEAELAALGKMLKSACGVGGTAKDGEILIQGDFRQKVLELLLAKGYKAKLSGG; translated from the coding sequence ATGAAAAAACCAAAACACTCCGATTCCCCCATCGTTTACTCCACCAATCCGGACTTCTTGAAACGCTTGCGGGAGGACGTCCCGGAAGAAACCCCTCCACCTGAAAAACAGCAGCTGCGCATCAGCCTCGACAAAAAACAACGTGGCGGCAAAAAGGTAACGCTGGTGACCGGCTTTCAGGGCAGCGAGGCCGAGCTTGCAGCCCTGGGCAAAATGCTCAAATCGGCCTGCGGCGTGGGCGGAACAGCCAAAGATGGCGAAATACTCATTCAGGGCGACTTCCGCCAAAAAGTACTCGAGCTGCTGCTCGCCAAAGGCTACAAAGCTAAACTCTCGGGAGGCTGA
- a CDS encoding ATP-binding cassette domain-containing protein, whose protein sequence is MLKLLYDAIGKTAKISAEGFRKLISLLKYVLPKKYAFIGGLLALSISSLTTLAFPMLLGDLINMANPAAELAKINRIALILLAVFAFNAVFSYLRIYLFEVVTQHMLASLRQQTYNHLIRLPMSFFSGRRVGELNSRISADIAILQETFTFTLAQFVRQVITIVGGIILLSVISVRLTLFMLLFVPVVAIGARLFGKKIRRISKSTQDQVATSNIIVEETLQGINNVKAYANERFEFDRYRSSTNAVIGIALKGARLRALLISVIIFALFATIVGVIWYGVYLVNKGEGLQAGDLFKFILYTVFIGASISGLADLYSQVQKAVGSTESLMALLDERPEFEPVADDGCEHTLQGRLEFRNVSFRYPSRPDVEVLRDISLLIEPGKRIALVGPSGAGKTTLSSLIFRFYDPTEGVILFDDVHSTSIHPSCLRRQMAIVPQEVMLFGGTIAENIAYGKPGAGMDEIADAARKANALEFIDRFPDGFDTIVGERGVQLSGGQRQRIAIARAILRNPRILVLDEATSSLDNIAEKQVQEALDVLMQGRTSIIIAHRLSTVQDADLIVVIEGGRIAETGTHHELLAKGGAYARLANLLEKSSEIDG, encoded by the coding sequence ATGCTAAAACTGCTTTATGACGCAATCGGAAAAACCGCGAAAATTTCTGCCGAAGGGTTCCGTAAACTGATTTCCCTGCTCAAGTACGTCCTCCCGAAGAAGTATGCATTCATTGGCGGACTCCTTGCCCTGAGCATATCGAGCCTCACCACACTGGCTTTCCCGATGTTGCTGGGCGACCTGATCAATATGGCCAATCCGGCCGCTGAACTGGCGAAAATTAACCGCATTGCACTCATCCTGCTGGCCGTGTTTGCCTTTAATGCCGTTTTTTCCTACCTGCGCATTTATTTGTTCGAGGTAGTCACGCAGCATATGCTGGCCAGCCTGAGGCAACAAACCTATAACCACCTTATCCGGCTACCCATGAGTTTTTTTTCGGGACGAAGGGTAGGGGAGCTCAACAGCAGAATCTCTGCCGACATTGCCATATTGCAGGAAACCTTCACCTTCACCCTGGCACAATTTGTCCGGCAGGTGATCACCATTGTCGGAGGAATCATCCTGCTGTCGGTCATCTCGGTCAGGCTCACCCTGTTTATGCTCCTTTTTGTGCCTGTAGTTGCAATCGGCGCCAGGCTTTTTGGCAAAAAGATCCGCCGCATTTCCAAAAGCACCCAGGATCAGGTGGCCACCTCCAACATCATAGTCGAAGAAACTCTGCAAGGAATCAACAACGTAAAGGCTTATGCCAATGAGCGTTTTGAGTTCGACCGCTACCGGAGTTCCACCAATGCCGTCATCGGCATTGCACTCAAAGGAGCCCGGCTGCGGGCCTTGCTCATTTCGGTCATCATCTTTGCACTCTTTGCCACCATCGTCGGTGTCATCTGGTATGGGGTTTATCTGGTGAACAAAGGCGAAGGATTGCAGGCGGGCGACCTCTTTAAGTTCATCCTTTACACAGTATTCATCGGCGCATCTATTTCGGGTCTTGCCGACCTGTACTCGCAGGTGCAGAAGGCGGTTGGCTCAACCGAAAGCCTGATGGCCCTGCTCGACGAGCGACCGGAGTTTGAGCCTGTGGCCGACGATGGATGCGAGCATACCTTGCAGGGCAGGCTGGAGTTCAGAAACGTAAGTTTCCGCTATCCGTCACGTCCTGATGTTGAGGTGCTCCGAGATATCAGCCTGCTCATTGAGCCTGGAAAGCGTATCGCCCTGGTTGGACCTTCCGGCGCCGGAAAAACCACCCTTAGTAGCCTGATATTCAGGTTCTACGATCCAACCGAAGGTGTGATCCTTTTCGATGATGTCCATTCAACCAGCATTCATCCTTCCTGTCTCAGACGCCAGATGGCCATAGTGCCCCAGGAGGTCATGCTCTTTGGAGGCACCATAGCCGAGAATATCGCGTATGGCAAACCCGGCGCCGGCATGGACGAGATCGCCGACGCTGCACGAAAAGCCAATGCCCTCGAGTTCATCGATCGTTTTCCCGATGGTTTTGATACCATTGTGGGCGAACGTGGCGTGCAACTCTCCGGCGGTCAGCGCCAGCGTATTGCCATTGCCCGCGCCATCCTGCGCAATCCACGCATCCTCGTCCTCGACGAAGCCACCTCGTCGCTTGACAATATAGCGGAAAAACAAGTGCAGGAAGCGCTCGATGTACTCATGCAGGGGCGCACCTCCATCATCATTGCCCATCGGCTCAGCACTGTGCAGGACGCTGACCTGATTGTGGTGATCGAAGGCGGCAGGATAGCCGAAACAGGCACACATCATGAGTTGCTTGCCAAAGGCGGCGCATATGCCAGGCTGGCAAACCTTCTGGAGAAATCCTCGGAAATCGACGGTTAG
- a CDS encoding M23 family metallopeptidase: MPPVLAVFFVLFVFPLAAQSPAVSYRMPMDLPLHLSGTFGEFRTDHFHSGIDIRTGGVEGHPVYAIADGYVSRIAVSPTGFGKAVYIDHPATGHTSVYAHLQRFAPPVAEYVRNEQYRQERFAVNLLPPSGLLPVKKGMVIGYSGNSGSSGGPHLHFEIRDAATQHILNPLAFGFKLRDTQAPVITHLAVYPESGGSIIQGRRSALITNLVQSRGSYVLPENQIVKAGGPVSFGLGAYDQSQGSTGRNGVYSMQLLIDSLPFFTFKADRFSFDDTRYVNSLTDYAYHHRHKSRIVRTRRDPYNRLRFLSVYHQQDGIFVPESGRTYELRWIVSDFSGNKAELRFRLLGQEVLNAPSPDTANSLPVLKAGRSHVLNGNGFTVHIPDNALYRDEQIVTSLSTSSAYLSDVLTIGHGGIPLHAAATISLEPAETPIDRSKLLLARLEEGKEPVALASAFENGRVKASSRVLGRFAVKADTIPPTIRPLNFSAGRLPDTLKTLRFQVKDEFSGIAHIRATLNDRWILTDHDPKNNLLVYEIDDRMRKGSNTLRVEVTDQAGNKRRIQMQIEKP; the protein is encoded by the coding sequence ATGCCACCGGTATTAGCTGTTTTTTTTGTGCTTTTTGTGTTTCCGCTTGCCGCACAAAGCCCGGCTGTTTCCTATCGCATGCCCATGGATCTGCCCCTGCACCTGTCGGGGACATTTGGCGAGTTTCGCACCGACCATTTTCATTCGGGCATCGACATCCGCACGGGAGGTGTGGAGGGTCATCCCGTTTATGCCATTGCTGACGGTTATGTGAGCCGGATTGCGGTTTCTCCCACCGGCTTCGGCAAAGCTGTGTATATTGATCACCCTGCCACAGGTCACACTTCGGTATATGCACATTTACAGCGTTTTGCGCCGCCTGTTGCCGAATATGTGCGCAACGAGCAATACCGCCAGGAACGATTTGCTGTCAACCTTTTGCCGCCCTCCGGCCTTCTGCCGGTCAAAAAGGGGATGGTCATCGGCTACAGCGGCAATTCCGGCAGCTCGGGAGGGCCACACCTGCATTTCGAGATTCGCGATGCCGCCACCCAACACATCCTCAACCCTTTGGCGTTTGGTTTCAAGCTGCGCGATACCCAGGCGCCTGTCATCACACACCTGGCGGTTTATCCTGAGTCGGGCGGAAGCATTATCCAGGGAAGACGTTCGGCCCTGATTACCAACCTGGTGCAAAGCCGGGGAAGCTATGTGCTGCCGGAAAACCAGATCGTAAAAGCCGGTGGGCCGGTTTCGTTTGGTCTGGGGGCTTACGACCAGTCGCAAGGCTCCACCGGACGCAACGGGGTCTATAGCATGCAGTTGCTCATCGACAGCCTGCCGTTTTTTACTTTCAAAGCCGACCGTTTTTCCTTCGACGATACGCGTTATGTGAACAGCCTGACGGATTATGCCTACCACCACAGGCACAAAAGCCGCATTGTGCGCACCCGGCGTGATCCATACAACCGCCTGCGTTTCCTTTCGGTTTATCACCAACAGGACGGCATATTCGTGCCTGAGTCCGGACGTACGTACGAACTGCGGTGGATAGTTTCAGACTTTTCGGGCAACAAAGCAGAGCTCCGTTTCCGGTTGCTCGGTCAGGAAGTCCTGAATGCCCCGTCTCCGGACACCGCAAACTCCTTGCCTGTGCTCAAAGCCGGCCGCAGCCATGTGCTCAACGGGAATGGATTCACAGTGCATATTCCCGACAATGCCCTTTACCGAGATGAACAGATCGTCACATCGCTCAGCACATCAAGCGCTTACCTCAGCGATGTGCTGACCATCGGCCATGGCGGCATCCCTCTGCATGCCGCTGCAACCATCAGCCTCGAGCCTGCAGAAACGCCCATTGACCGGAGCAAACTGCTTCTGGCCAGGCTCGAAGAGGGCAAAGAGCCCGTTGCTCTGGCGTCGGCCTTCGAAAACGGAAGGGTGAAAGCCTCTTCCAGGGTTTTAGGTCGTTTTGCCGTGAAGGCCGATACCATCCCACCCACCATCCGGCCGTTAAACTTTTCTGCCGGACGACTCCCCGATACCCTTAAAACCCTGCGTTTTCAGGTAAAAGACGAGTTCTCGGGCATTGCGCACATTCGGGCCACGCTCAACGATCGCTGGATACTCACCGACCACGACCCCAAAAACAACCTGCTGGTGTACGAGATCGACGACCGCATGCGCAAAGGCAGCAATACCCTGCGGGTGGAAGTGACCGACCAGGCCGGAAACAAACGCCGCATTCAAATGCAAATTGAAAAGCCCTGA
- a CDS encoding diacylglycerol kinase family lipid kinase produces the protein MKKVRFIVNPVAGNISKVDFPELVRSKMPRKDFESEIIFTREVGHATELAGEAVQKGMEYVVAVGGDGTINEVSRCLIGKETTLGIIPSGSGNGLARHLRIPIQTERALQVLINGHQTRFDTGLINGSEVFVSLAGVGFDALVAKLFAKDPYRGFLGYFRIVAQRYPNYKPKHYRLTIDDGPTIDTEALFITMANSNQFGYNTTIAPDAKLNDGLMDVCIVQKPPLFEMPIILNLLFLNMVHLSKHVEIYKARKVKLERTKNRVVNVDGEARKIARELQFEIVPSSLNVMIPNNDIDEKTKTLRFPHRLLHQSGLLETLAGGRPGRNPST, from the coding sequence ATGAAAAAAGTCCGTTTTATCGTCAACCCCGTCGCCGGCAACATCAGCAAGGTAGACTTTCCTGAGCTGGTGCGCAGTAAGATGCCTCGGAAGGACTTCGAAAGCGAGATCATTTTCACCCGTGAGGTAGGCCATGCCACCGAACTGGCCGGTGAGGCGGTGCAAAAGGGCATGGAGTATGTAGTGGCCGTGGGTGGCGATGGTACCATCAACGAGGTTTCGCGATGCCTGATAGGCAAAGAAACCACACTTGGCATCATACCCAGCGGATCGGGCAACGGCCTGGCCCGCCATCTGCGCATACCCATCCAGACCGAGCGGGCTTTGCAGGTACTGATCAACGGACACCAAACCCGCTTCGACACCGGCCTGATCAATGGCAGCGAAGTGTTTGTCAGCCTGGCCGGCGTAGGTTTCGATGCCCTGGTGGCCAAGCTCTTTGCCAAAGATCCATACCGCGGCTTTCTGGGCTACTTCCGCATCGTGGCGCAACGCTATCCCAACTACAAACCAAAACATTACCGCCTGACCATTGACGACGGCCCGACCATCGACACCGAAGCCCTGTTTATCACCATGGCCAATTCGAACCAGTTTGGCTACAATACCACCATTGCCCCTGATGCCAAGCTCAACGACGGCCTCATGGATGTGTGCATTGTGCAAAAACCTCCGCTTTTCGAGATGCCCATCATACTTAACCTGTTGTTTTTGAATATGGTACATCTTTCGAAGCATGTCGAAATCTACAAAGCACGCAAGGTGAAGCTCGAACGCACTAAAAACCGTGTGGTCAATGTGGATGGCGAGGCCAGAAAGATTGCCCGCGAGCTGCAGTTTGAGATCGTGCCCTCCAGCCTCAATGTGATGATCCCCAACAATGATATCGATGAAAAAACCAAAACACTCCGATTCCCCCATCGTTTACTCCACCAATCCGGACTTCTTGAAACGCTTGCGGGAGGACGTCCCGGAAGAAACCCCTCCACCTGA